One part of the Sulfolobus tengchongensis genome encodes these proteins:
- a CDS encoding tyrosine--tRNA ligase yields MSIDEKLHLITRNTAEIITVDELKKKIENNNKLKGYIGFEPSGLFHIGWLIWTQKVKDLIDAGVNMTILRATWHAWINDKLGGDMNLIKMAADYTIEVIRNYGVDVSKLNIVDADDMVKDKDYWALVIKVAKNASLARIKRALTIMGRKAEEAEIDASKLIYPAMQVSDIFYLDLDIALGGTDQRKAHMLARDVAEKMGKKKVISIHTPLLVGLQGGQRMSIVEGMDEDDIQAEIKMSKSKPESAIFVNDSKEDVERKIMGAYCPKGVAENNPVLQILKYIIFPRYNNIKIERDIKYGGDVEFRSYEDLEKAYIEGKIHPMDLKRATARKLNEVLEPIRKSLEKKVEFEEMIQKISKNVTR; encoded by the coding sequence ATGAGTATCGATGAAAAGTTACATCTCATAACGAGAAATACCGCTGAGATTATAACTGTAGACGAGCTGAAGAAAAAAATAGAGAATAATAATAAATTAAAAGGCTACATAGGTTTCGAACCAAGTGGATTATTCCACATTGGATGGCTAATTTGGACTCAAAAGGTAAAGGACTTGATAGATGCAGGAGTTAATATGACCATATTAAGAGCTACATGGCATGCATGGATCAATGATAAACTAGGCGGTGATATGAATCTAATTAAGATGGCCGCCGATTATACGATAGAGGTAATACGAAATTATGGAGTTGACGTCTCTAAATTAAACATAGTAGATGCTGACGATATGGTTAAAGACAAGGATTATTGGGCTTTAGTTATAAAAGTGGCAAAAAATGCTAGCTTGGCTAGGATAAAGAGAGCGTTAACTATAATGGGAAGAAAAGCAGAAGAAGCTGAGATAGACGCTTCAAAACTCATATATCCTGCTATGCAAGTGAGTGATATATTCTATCTTGATTTAGATATCGCATTAGGTGGTACAGATCAGAGAAAAGCTCACATGTTAGCAAGGGACGTAGCGGAAAAAATGGGCAAAAAAAAGGTAATATCAATACATACCCCACTTCTAGTAGGTCTGCAAGGAGGACAAAGAATGAGTATAGTAGAAGGGATGGATGAGGATGATATACAAGCTGAAATAAAGATGAGTAAGTCAAAACCAGAGTCTGCAATTTTCGTTAACGACAGTAAGGAAGACGTTGAGAGGAAGATTATGGGCGCGTACTGCCCTAAGGGTGTAGCGGAAAATAACCCAGTACTCCAAATATTGAAATATATTATATTCCCACGCTATAATAATATAAAAATAGAAAGAGATATTAAATATGGTGGAGATGTAGAATTCAGAAGCTATGAGGATCTGGAGAAAGCGTACATTGAAGGAAAAATTCACCCAATGGATTTAAAGAGGGCTACTGCGAGAAAATTAAATGAAGTACTAGAACCCATAAGAAAAAGTTTAGAAAAGAAAGTTGAATTCGAAGAAATGATTCAAAAAATATCTAAAAATGTCACAAGGTAA